The following DNA comes from Solea solea chromosome 6, fSolSol10.1, whole genome shotgun sequence.
GGACACCTCGGCTAATCAATATCTGCCTGTTTGTAATCCATAAATTGGAGCTAGGTCGTATGTGTGGGGGTCAGATTGGTAAACACCATCCAGCTTTGCCAGCAGGGAACTGTGAATAGAAGGAACATTGTGTTCAgaagcacacacgcacacgcacacacacacacacacacacacacacacgcatgcacgcacacacaaacacatacggTTACATATACAATGAAATccttgaaattcaaaggcagTAGAAGGTGTAATTACAGGAGGGACGTTGTGGACATTTTGCAGTTTATTGAACAGACACTTTGGTCTCGCGTGACATATATTTGAAGTGGCCGAGTAAATTGTGCAGACTTAAAACGAGAGGTCTTTATGGGACTGAGGCACACTGGTGGTGCCGTGGCTTGAAATCTTATCCTGTTTCCAAGATTTCAAATCTCTTTCTTCATCAAGATTCAGTACGAGGGTCTCACTGCTGACGTGATCGTTCGTACAAAAGAGCTCTTACAGGGCTCTTAATGAACAAAGGCAGAATGTTTCTGTATCACCAGCATCTGAGGTGTTCTAGAAGTGACATAAACTGATGgaaaaatatccatccatccatccatcctctaccgctttatcctccacataattATGAACTATCCCTGTAGAATTGTTCAACATCCACAAGATGTCTGCGTAGTGCCTGACATAACTCACCCTCGGTTACTTACAAACCTACGTAGCCTTTGCAGGTGATAgaaatgtgcttttttaaaatgtttttgagaaataaagaaacagaaaaaagtaAATTTCACTGTTTTAATTAGTGATTCCGGTAAACAATCCAACACtgtatgctgttttttttgcgGCAGCCACTTATTATTCCACCATTATTTGTTCTTCAACTAGTTCCATAAACTTCAATATAGAAAAACTTCAAAAGATTCTTaatgaaaagcaacaaaatgaggacattgtttttttctaattggtacatttcacaaaaaattCATAAAATGTCTTCAAAGACACAAATATTCAGCTTCATACTAACTTCAAAGTGTTATTCAAGGGTTTTGTAACATTCCAtacttttcaaataaatattcatcttttttcaaagacaatttcaaacacacattttctactAATTACTGGTTCCTTATATTTCAATGTACAAACTAAAAAATTCATCACTTAATTCAGCAGGATTTTCAGCATATTCCAGCACATTTCACTTGTAGAGTAGAGTGAGGTTGTTTGTCACACTTCACTCCTCACACATGATTTTCAACCAGAACTCAAACAAAGTGACTACCACAGCACAGTGACTCACAGATCTTGAACTGCGTCTCTCTGAGTGAGAGGAGAACCGTCCAGCTTCTCCAAAGAGAGCAATACAAAATGACCtctcccaaaacacacacacaataaacattaaaaaaatgcaaaacaattcTCAGCCATTTCTGACTCTGTCGTCACAAAACTTACATCAGGGTTTTCGGTCAAGTCTTGTGACACTGAGTTCATTCCGGTTCATACCGAGTTCGTCTCAGCAAAACAATGAGTGGTCTGGAAGATGCATCGGTGGTTGCTCTCTGTGTTTATGACCTAACGACTAAATACAGTTGCCACAGATCAGCAGATTAGACTgcacacaggtaaacacacacacaccctatgTACCACACGTCCTACTTTCAATCCCtcagttttggacacattttccactttataaacattcaaaaattcaattTCGAAACTCTAATTCACAATTTCAACTTCTTTTTCAATGCAGCTTGGCAGAGTGGCTTCAGCAATCCCCCTGGGATTTAAAATTGTCGGCCCCCTTTTTATGCAAAATAAGTTTAATTTCattacttttggaacattttagACAACAGGAACCCACTGAGCCAATTTGGGCTTGAAACGCTGTATTTCTTGATCTAATTAAGTCAAACCACATAGCACTTGTTGGTCAACCTCACATGACGTCTCATGGTGCGTGATACTTTCCTATCGTTACTCCACAACTCTTGCTCAACACTGGTAACATCCTGACATGGTcccagagcagcagaggagctgcGATCTGATGCCGTTTGAGTAAATGTCAGCGCCTCAGCTGTCGCACGCGTAAATAATCACCGAATTGGAATTTGCCAATTGCTTAACGtgtcaaaacattttcattgtctTCAAATGGTGTCAAAGATTATTCTGTATGGGACATAAAATTGCCCGTGGCCATGTTTATTgagacagcagcagtgtgtgtgtgtgtgtgtgtgtgtgtgtgtcatgatgcAGCAGGGAAAGTTTAACAGCTGTTACACAAGCAGGTCAcaacagtttatttattatgacaaagctgctgttttttgtgaaatgtcatTCAGCACTTAcagtatctgtctgtctgtctgtctggcaaAGAATATGGGGATGGAGAACTGAATGTTTGGTTAgattaataaatacatgtatgtgttttcTTCAATCAGATAATCCCAATTTCATCCAAATTGGATTCAAAATGTCtcaaatttcacacattttattttgaaggaaatACAGATGCATATAATCCGATCAGGACTAATTACTCTCTTATGTctattattatcagtattattataatttataaacAAACATCCTACGTGTTGATAAAATATGGCTGGTCGTGCTGCAGCCATATCTCAGAGCAGATTTTACTGGTCAAGCTGTGACGAGAAGGATctttttctgtaaaaataaagttttcataTTGGCACACATCACACAACATCATGCCTGATTGTCTGTGTATGAAATCTGGGTGGATGTGTGTCCAAGCATTGAAAAACTGCATCTATGTCCatttaataaaatatcaaaaatagtATTAATGTTAAAATTAGGGTACTTATATACAGATATGTGGTTGATAATCGGTGCCACAGGAAGTAGAACATTGAAAAGAAAGGCTTTTAATATTTTGGCCATGCAGATGTCATTTCATAATAAACAGTATAATGACAGTAATTAATCTACAATACATCACATCACTGGATACAAACAGACAATATGTTGCTTCCTCATCGTCTGATATTGTGACTCAGTTGATATCATCGCCCGTTTTATCGCAGACACCGaggtgtgatgatgatgaggataaCAGTCCAGCTTAGTAGAGCGTGTGAGCGCTGAGGAGGACACGtcataacatttcattttaaatgattaattaataaCAGTGTCATTTGTGAACAGTTAAAGTAGATGACCGTCTCATTCCCACACcaacagaggaaaataaataaatacaattggcAAAAAGTCCACCTCAGAGTCACTtccttttaaagaaaataacactgctgctctttactgtttgtttctttcatgtttttaagaGTAAAAGATGGGAAAATCCTGGTCAAACTTCTAATCTGTACTCTGCAATAGAATAGAAGAAGTAATAGAAGCAGCCTTTGAGTAAATATCATTACAAGTAAAGGATCATTGCTTTGTGAACCTTTGATATTATTATAACCTTTACTTTATTAGATAAAGGGTACCGTGGACTAGGGGTCTACGATATCAATAGGATTTCTCTTGTTAATAGTACATTAGATGTTAATGATACAGGTCTTATTTATTAACTTCCTCATCGTCTGATATTGCGACTCTTCCTTGCGTTGGTGATTGAGGAATTGAAACAGTAGTGACGAGTCAAGCACATAGGAACTGCCTACAGATGACCACGTTGAGTGACTTTGGAGTTAAAGTGACATTTGCCACTACAATGTGGCTTTTGCAGATAAGTTATAAAGCGTAATATCTTTAGTCATTAACCCGTGGATATGGAGATCTTGTATTGACAGTTTTCTCAGGGAAACTTTGTCCCATATGTCGTTTCTCTCCAGTTTGTCCCAGTCGACACAAGAGACAGATGGACATGCTATTATTGCTGCGACATAGACGTGTGTtcacacttgtgtttttttctttgcaggGTCGATACCCAGGCGCAGACATGACCACTGATCAGGATTTTCCCATGGATCCTCAGTCAGCCGCAGCCGTGTTTGCTGCAAAGGGCAGCGATGTGACGCCCAACAAGGACCAAGGAGTCTTCAAGGTTTTTATTCTTATACATTTAGACCTTTTTATTGTAGGCGTACAAGCACTCACTGTCCCAACATATGGCATGGTCACAATTGTGTTTATACTTTTTGGATGTTTGGATCcatcgtatatatatatatatatgtatatatatatatatgtatatatatatatatgtatatatatatatatatatatacgtatatatatatatacacatatatatatatatatatatatatatacatatatatatatatgtatatatatatatttatacattcattcatttaatcattcattcattcattctctgtcAGAATACTGGAAAGTTGCCTTTCGTGTTTGCAGGTGATCAAGCGACCAGCGTTGGACGGAGAGCGGCCGATGATCGGGGACAGAGTGACCGTTCACTACACTGGAAAACTGCTCACGGGGAAGACGTTCGATTGCAGCCGAAGTCGTAAAGAACCTGTTTCCTTCAACGTGGGAAAGGGTAGGTGTGGCCTTTATGTGCGTTACTGTCCAACCTGACGGTGTTGTATCTTTGTCAGGAATGTCAGCctgacattttggtaaaatcCACATTTGCCCCGTTTGTCAAGGATTAATGTCAGTATTCTTTCAGCACAGATGCAACATAAAGACTAAACAGTAAGTTGCTGAAGCTGAGATGTTAAACGTGTGTAGATAGTATTTAGCTTTCCCTATTAAGTCCTTCAGAAGGAATTTAAAATCATCCAGAAAAGAACAGATTTTGGATTTTAAACGAGTGTTCTGTAGATTGTTTCCAGAATGAAGGCGCACAAGACTGGAatgcctttttttccacattttcttcaTACACTGGGGACGGAGAGTGTTTAAAAGTCCTGCGAGTGCAATGAGTAGTGTCCATCAATTGGAGGTtaaattaacccttagaacacagagtacTTTGCTATattctgcttttttccattactgtgtttaaacatacagtaaatacagaggctataagactgtgtaatatagagtgtcttatatcctttttttcagcacaacctaggcaatgtgatgaacaaatgaaatgtgttcaAAGTCTATTTATACACCCCCagcatgtccatataaggagttgcatattattcccatggcaaattaccatgggtgcacctgcggcacagatccgtgctgTTTAGGGTTAAACTAAGCTCTCTAGATTCAGTTCCAtcaatgtattattgttataataacacATCATAcaatatatgttattatttttctctttttttcatccACTCACAGGACAAGTCCTCAAAGCCTGGGATGTTGGTGTTTtgtccatgcagaaaggcgAAGTGTGCACCTTCCTGTGTAAACCAGAGTACGCTTACGGAGCTGTTGGAAGTCCCAACAAAATTCCTCCCAACTCCTCAGTATTGTTTGAGGTAGGTGTGCCACGATCGTGCTGCCATATGTGCCGGAGAGGGCTTTGTTTCAGACACACTCCCTATTAAGTACTAGTATTAAAATTTTGTCCGCTGCTAAGTGGCGATACAAGCTTTTCGTAATCCTCTTTTATCACCTCACTTGGAAATGATTTAGTCACTAAATTGACTATTCCTTCCTCAGTGAACTTTGCTTTGTCAGCTCTCACTCCGTGCCAATGTCATCAGCTTTCTACTCGTCCCAGAGATAGAATAACATTGCACATTTTGTTGAGTAGTAATAACACATTAGCCAAAACatctctttaaatccatatcTATTCAGGATAGAGTACAGTTTGAAGtctggaaaaatgtaaacaacattttcatattcttattttattgtaaatatttttattttctctttaaaattgttatttatatattgtattttgcaccaagggagtggcacccaaatttcgttgtccacaaaataacgacaataaaggctattctattctatattctattctattctaagtGAGTTGCCttttaaaaccctttaacaccgagcgtatcgcacgTTTGCGCAAGAGCACTTTGCATGTGGTCAAgacaacgtgtggttattacggtaatttccaCCAGAAAGATGGAAAAACGCCAGGTTTtgcacatggagacaaaaactcaaacaaatgttattttaaatatgtgttatactgttcaaatttcaaatttaacacacaacatctggtgttcatgtacaacaaggtgttttttttgtgttttttttacataaaacctGTAAGAAatgtgttaatacactattttaacatgcagtatattgcaaataactgccagatattgaaagttaccCTGGAAAaattactcacaggacattttctggtccttttatggttaaaataagccaaaaattattttttgattcttaggtgttaaagggttaatgatgCCGTCCACTTTACAGTCTCTGCTGTAATTATTTTAGGTCAAACCCTCTGTGAAACAtgagagtgaggaaggaaatatccGTAACTACTAATAGTTAGCCAGTGTGGTTATTTGTGTTGACTTAAATTATGAACCAGGCATcaaaaagtatttttgtgtgtctctAAATGTCATTAAATTGCCATTGAGCTGTGGGTTTGCACTTTTTACCGACAGATTAATCCAATTTTCTTGGCTAAATAATCCCTCATATTTATTTGCCCTTTTAGAggtatattatgttatatccAATTGCCCATATTGAAAATAACAAtttctcttctttgtttgttttttcttctcttgcgacacaaatgtcctctaaaaCCACAGAGAGCGATTCTGTTTTCTGCCTTTTATCGATCATGAACAAACTGTTTCCAACAAAACAGATCGAGTTGATCAAGTTCGAAGGAGAGATGCTCACAGATGATCGCGGCATCATGCGGAGAATAAAGGTCAAAGGCGAAGGCTTCTTGAATCCCAACGACGGCGCAAGCGTCAGCGGTAACGGTTTCTTTTTTCCTGAATGAACGAGTCGTTGTGTGGTCACGTCAGACGTCACGCCGCGTTATTTattctttgtgtcatttttcccACAGTGCACCTGGAGGGGAGCTGTGGTGGGCGACTCTTTGACTGCAGAGACGTGAGCTTTGTTGTCGGCGAGGGTGAGGATAAATGCATTCCTCTGGGAGTGGACCGAGCCATGGACAAGATGCAGAAAGGAGAGTGCTGTGTTCTTTACTTAAAACCAAAGTAAGTCACCATTTGAGTCTCTCTTGAAGACATAAGatgtaacatttctgtattAAAATATCCCAAACTAAAGACTTGTGTTAAGTAGTGTACTTACATTAGCCAAAACATTTGTAACTCTCTTCAAATCCCtagaaatctgtatttcttTTTAAGGACTGTTTGATTTTGGCTGCCTGTTAATGACATCATGCGTACAATTACATGTTTCTGCTGCAACGTCGATGAAACGTtagagtgaggaaggaaatattcactaCTATTAGTGTTGTCTTttcattgtgtgtatttgtcacaacAATTCCCCTGCTCCCAcgctgacatcatcatcatcatcatcatcatcatcatgtgataACATTCTGATTGAGAGAGACTTTCCATGGCACAAAGAAAGTAACTCGAAATTTAAAAGCAGAGCAATTCTAAGAATAAATGAGACATGTTGTCCTGCCAAAACCGAATCATATCATTCCTTTTATCCCACCCAAACCAAAACCTCCCTTTCATCCTCCAGGCAAAAGTCTCTATACAAAGTGCTAGTGATAAATACTAGGACTCTGTCGCAATAATAAGTATTCGTGTGTTGGAGCGGTGCCAGCCTGTGATCGactcacacagaaaaacaagaaaatcatgAATGACTATAATTATTATCAAGCTTCTcttataaaataagataaattcacataaaaaaagtTACTAACTCAAATGTATCTTCTTCATTTCATCAAATGTatgcatttatatatacacattagcTCTGTTGTATATTAAAATCCATAGGTTATTGTTTCATTATGGACCTCAAATAGCTCACATAGACAAtgtgaagttgtttttaaacatttgcattaacaggcttctttttgttgtttttttacaggtaTGGCTTTGGAAGTGAAGGTAAACCCGAGTACAAAATTGGACCAGACAAAGACATTGTATATGAAGTTGAGCTCAAAGACTTTAAAAGGGTGaatcctctctctttctgctttTCATAGTTTTCTAAATATATTTTGTATACATTCCAGGTGATATTACACTGAATAAGGGATCAGAGTGTGTGAGATTGTGTTGGTACTGTAGATAATATTAGCTGTTcacttgaaacaaacaaacaaacaactctcCTAACTCCTGTGTCTCCAAAAGGCGAGGGAATCCTGGGAAATGACTTTGAATGAAAAACTGGATTTGGCTGCTGGAGTGAAACATAAAGGGAATCAGTATGTTAAGGTAGAGTctacagtttttattatttattattaccttgacaaatgtctttttcttgttGGTTTCGTACCATTTCTAAGCCCTTGTCATCTTCCTGCATCAGGCAGGACACTACTGTCAGGCCATCGTCCAGTACCAGCGCATTGTTAACTGGCTGGAGTTGGAGTGTGGTACGGGGACTGAGCAGAAGGAGAAGATACAGAACGTTATTTTGACAGCCTACCTCAATTTAGCCTTGTGTTTCCTGCGGATCAAGGAGTTCTCACAAGTCGTGGAGAGCTGcaacaaggtgtgtgtgtgtgtgtgtgtgagcccgCTGACGgtccacatttaaacacagttcCGTTTCTTCCATTTCCTCTTTAACtccctttgtgtttgtgtgttttaaggtGATCGAGCTCGAGAAGAGCAACGAGAAAGCGCTGTATCGCCGCGGCGAGGCGCGACTCCTCCGCAACGAGTTCAGCATGGCTTTGACGGAC
Coding sequences within:
- the fkbp5 gene encoding peptidyl-prolyl cis-trans isomerase FKBP5 isoform X2, which gives rise to MTTDQDFPMDPQSAAAVFAAKGSDVTPNKDQGVFKVIKRPALDGERPMIGDRVTVHYTGKLLTGKTFDCSRSRKEPVSFNVGKGQVLKAWDVGVLSMQKGEVCTFLCKPEYAYGAVGSPNKIPPNSSVLFEIELIKFEGEMLTDDRGIMRRIKVKGEGFLNPNDGASVSVHLEGSCGGRLFDCRDVSFVVGEGEDKCIPLGVDRAMDKMQKGECCVLYLKPKYGFGSEGKPEYKIGPDKDIVYEVELKDFKRARESWEMTLNEKLDLAAGVKHKGNQYVKAGHYCQAIVQYQRIVNWLELECGTGTEQKEKIQNVILTAYLNLALCFLRIKEFSQVVESCNKVIELEKSNEKALYRRGEARLLRNEFSMALTDFQQVLQVNPSNRAARKQISVCQSKIKEYHEQDKKIYANMFQKFAERDAKVGRSKRRREDSGRSSMNGEVTAKRRRPSQDCNL
- the fkbp5 gene encoding peptidyl-prolyl cis-trans isomerase FKBP5 isoform X1; its protein translation is MDVRQNVQTHSDNSLSVDVLSDSSCSSDPALLHRGRYPGADMTTDQDFPMDPQSAAAVFAAKGSDVTPNKDQGVFKVIKRPALDGERPMIGDRVTVHYTGKLLTGKTFDCSRSRKEPVSFNVGKGQVLKAWDVGVLSMQKGEVCTFLCKPEYAYGAVGSPNKIPPNSSVLFEIELIKFEGEMLTDDRGIMRRIKVKGEGFLNPNDGASVSVHLEGSCGGRLFDCRDVSFVVGEGEDKCIPLGVDRAMDKMQKGECCVLYLKPKYGFGSEGKPEYKIGPDKDIVYEVELKDFKRARESWEMTLNEKLDLAAGVKHKGNQYVKAGHYCQAIVQYQRIVNWLELECGTGTEQKEKIQNVILTAYLNLALCFLRIKEFSQVVESCNKVIELEKSNEKALYRRGEARLLRNEFSMALTDFQQVLQVNPSNRAARKQISVCQSKIKEYHEQDKKIYANMFQKFAERDAKVGRSKRRREDSGRSSMNGEVTAKRRRPSQDCNL